The following coding sequences lie in one Arachis ipaensis cultivar K30076 chromosome B03, Araip1.1, whole genome shotgun sequence genomic window:
- the LOC107631801 gene encoding dynamin-related protein 1C isoform X2, with product MATMTSLIGLINKIQRACTVLGDHGGEGMSLWEALPSVAVVGGQSSGKSSVLESVVGRDFLPRGSGIVTRRPLVLQLHKTEDGQEYAEFLHLPRKRFTDFAAVRKEISDETDRITGKTKQISNIPIQLSIYSPHVVNLTLIDLPGLTKVAVEGQPDTIVQDIENMVRSYVEKPNCIILAISPANQDIATSDAIKIAREVDPSGERTFGVVTKLDLMDKGTNAVDVLEGRQYRLQHPWVGIVNRSQADINRNVDMIAARRKEREYFETSPEYGHLAHKMGSEYLAKLLSQHLEQVIRQKIPSIIALINKTIDELNAELDRIGRPIAVDSGAQLYTILEMCRAFDKVFKEHLDGGRPGGDRIYGVFDNQLPAALKKLPFDRHLALKNVQRVVTEADGYQPHLIAPEQGYRRLIEGSIGYFKGPAEASVDAVHFVLKELVRKSISETEELKRFPTLANDIATAANEALERFREESRKTVIRLVDMESSYLTVEFFRKIHLEGERGPNAPNSNRNDKNDRSERNAPNPAMDNPDYHLRKIGSNVNAYINMVCDSLKNSIPKAVVYCQVREAKRSLLNYFYVQVGKKEKEKLGAMLDEDPALMEKRNQLAKRLELYKQARDDIDSVAWKS from the exons ATGGCGACCATGACGAGCTTGATCGGTCTTATCAATAAGATCCAGCGGGCCTGCACGGTGCTCGGAGATCACGGCGGCGAGGGCATGTCCCTCTGGGAGGCTCTTCCCTCCGTCGCCGTCGTCGGAGGACAG AGTTCAGGGAAATCCTCAGTGTTGGAAAGCGTGGTCGGTAGAGATTTCCTACCTCGCGGATCTG GTATTGTTACGCGGAGACCGCTGGTGCTGCAACTTCATAAGACAGAGGATGGCCAGGAATACGCCGAGTTTCTTCACTTACCGCGAAAGAGATTCACTGACTTCG CTGCTGTGAGGAAGGAAATTTCAGATGAAACAGATCGCATAACCGGGAAGACGAAACAAATTTCTAACATTCCAATTCAACTCAGCATTTATTCGCCACATG TTGTAAACTTAACCCTTATAGATCTTCCTGGGTTGACAAAGGTTGCAGTAG AGGGACAACCAGACACTATTGTTCAAGATATTGAAAACATGGTCCGTTCGTATGTTGAGAAG CCAAATTGCATTATCTTGGCTATCTCTCCTGCAAATCAAGATATTGCCACTTCAGATGCTATAAAAATTGCTAGAGAAGTTGATCCATCAG GTGAACGGACATTTGGAGTGGTTACCAAACTTGATCTTATGGATAAAGGAACTAATGCCGTTGAT GTCCTTGAGGGAAGGCAATACAGACTGCAGCATCCATGGGTTGGAATTGTGAACCGTTCACAAGCGGATATTAATAGAAATGTTGACATGATTGCTGCTCGTAGGAAGGAGCGTGAGTATTTTGAGACAAGTCCTGAATATGGACATTTGGCACATAAAATGGGCTCAGAGTATCTAGCTAAGCTTCTATCTCAG CATTTGGAGCAAGTTATCAGACAGAAGATCCCCAGTATCATTGCCTTAATAAATAAGACGATAGACGAGCTTAATGCAGAGTTGGATCGTATAGGCAGACCCATTGCTGTGGACTCAGGG GCCCAACTATACACTATTTTAGAGATGTGTCGTGCGTTTGACAAAGTATTTAAGGAACACCTGGACGGAGG ACGTCCTGGTGGAGACCGGATATATGGAGTTTTTGATAATCAATTACCAGCTGCTTTAAAAAAACTTCCATTCGATCGTCATCTCGCCTTGAAAAATGTCCAGAGAGTTGTCACTGAAGCTGATGGGTATCAGCCCCATCTGATTGCCCCAGAGCAGGGTTATAGAAGACTCATTGAAGGGTCTATTGGCTATTTCAAAGGCCCAGCTGAAGCCTCTGTGGATGCC GTACACTTCGTTTTGAAGGAACTTGTACGGAAGTCAATTTCTGAAACTGAG GAATTAAAAAGATTTCCGACACTTGCAAATGATATAGCAACTGCTGCAAACGAAGCTTTGGAAAGATTTCGCGAAGAAAGCAGGAAGACAGTTATACGATTGGTTGATATGGAGTCTAGCTATCTAACAGTAGAATTTTTCAGGAAGATTCATCTAGAAGGAGAAAGGGGTCCAAATGCGCCAAATTCAAATCGTAATGATAAGAATGATCGGAGTGAACGTAATGCTCCCAATCCCGCAATGGACAATCCTGACTATCACCTCCGGAAGATTG GATCAAATGTTAATGCCTATATCAACATGGTTTGCGATTCACTTAAGAATTCTATACCAAAGGCCGTGGTATATTGTCAAGTTAGAGAGGCCAAGAGATCATTGCTTAACTACTTTTATGTTCAAGTTGGGAAGAAGGAG AAAGAGAAATTGGGCGCCATGTTGGATGAAGATCCAGCTCTGATGGAAAAGAGAAATCAACTTGCTAAAAGGCTTGAATTGTACAAGCAAGCTAGGGATGACATTGATTCCGTGGCCTGGAAATCATGA
- the LOC107633933 gene encoding two-component response regulator ARR14-like → MAANNNPHSLTDQNANSMPPPILDYQFSTTTALRLLVVDHDPEHLRLIQDMAFQCNYQVTTCFEGSHALNLLRESSGCFDVVLCDVHMPGIMDDGSRLLDHVLQEFNIPVVMMCATDDESSIAVMEGMKKKGACYNLVKPLSEQDLMNIWQNVMEKTQKEVFYDDDDESKGTVNRRKRSLSTERDDHDVQSNTPNKKPRFIWTQERHQMFVDAVLQLGIDKAVPKKILELMDIPDLTRENVASHLQKYRMHLKQKSEETKQTNINGKLNVNREANKQLCAPLRVQAATNIPQIPQTLQIPQTLPLHHQYVPTVSAAPHALKFPNSNPFGLINNNGIVGSNMALNHQNNDYGRYIIMNLMQQQQQQQSLVQSHYYPMMAPQSCDGAAFQGGTRGGSGGCRSDPLVEYNTFSSSSSAPLDHYHHQMNNNSVSGSGSIAEILNDGYISSSSAPPSSSSSLSPTGFFSRTHHQHNHQQLPAGDLDDNFWDGLYTL, encoded by the exons ATGGCCGCCAACAACAATCCGCATTCTCTCACTGATCAGAATGCGAATTCTATGCCTCCGCCTATTCTTGATTATCAATTCTCCACTACCACTGCTCTTAGGCTTCTGGTCGTTGATCATGATCCTGAACACTTAAGACTTATTCAAGATATGGCTTTTCAATGCAACTATCAAG TGACCACATGCTTCGAGGGTTCTCATGCTTTGAATCTTCTTCGGGAGAGCAGTGGGTGTTTCGATGTGGTACTATGTGATGTTCATATGCCAGGGATAATGGATGATGGTTCTCGATTACTTGACCATGTTCTCCAAGAATTCAATATTCCTGTCGTAA TGATGTGTGCAACAGATGATGAGTCATCAATTGCAGTGATGGAGGGTATGAAAAAGAAAGGGGCTTGTTATAATTTAGTTAAACCTCTTAGCGAGCAAGATTTGATGAACATATGGCAGAATGTGATGGAGAAAACCCAGAAAGAAGTTTTCtatgacgatgatgatgaaagCAAAGGAACAGTGAATAGAAGGAAGAGGAGCTTATCAACCGAAAGAGATGATCATGATGTTCAGTCCAACACTCCCAACAAAAAGCCACGTTTTATTTGGACCCAAGAAAGGCATCAAATGTTCGTCGATGCTGTACTCCAACTAGGGATTGATA AAGCTGTGCCAAAGAAAATTCTAGAATTGATGGATATCCCTGACTTGACAAGGGAAAATGTAGCAAGCCATCTGCAG AAATATCGGATGCATCTTAAGCAGAAGAGTGAGGAGACTAAGCAAACAAATATTAATGGGAAGCTAAATGTTAATAGAGAAGCTAATAAGCAACTTTGTGCACCTTTGAGGGTTCAAGCTGCAACCAACATTCCTCAAATTCCACAAACACTTCAAATTCCACAAACACTGCCCCTTCATCACCAATATGTGCCAACTGTTAGTGCTGCACCTCATGCTTTGAAATTCCCTAATAGTAATCCCTTTGGTCTCATCAACAACAATGGCATTGTTGGAAGTAATATGGCACTTAATCATCAGAATAATGATTATGGTCGTTACATTATTATGAACCTAATGCAACAGCAACAACAGCAACAATCACTGGTGCAAAGTCATTATTATCCAATGATGGCTCCTCAATCCTGTGATGGAGCTGCTTTTCAAGGGGGAACGAGGGGAGGTAGTGGTGGCTGTAGGAGTGATCCTCTTGTTGAATACAATAcattttcttcatcatcatcagcaCCACttgatcattatcatcatcaaatgAATAATAATTCAGTCAGCGGAAGTGGCAGCATTGCTGAGATTCTGAATGATGGCTATATATCATCATCATCAGCACCACCCTCATCATCATCGTCCCTTTCTCCAACAGGATTCTTCTCAAGAACTCACCACCAGCACAATCATCAGCAGCTTCCAGCCGGGGACCTTGACGACAATTTTTGGGACGGCCTATATACTCTTTGA
- the LOC107633934 gene encoding two-component response regulator ARR14-like, whose amino-acid sequence MAANNNPHSLADQNANSMPPPILDHQFSTTTAPRLLVVDHDPEHLRLIQDMAFQCNYQVTTCFEGSHALNLLRESSGCFDVVLCDVHMPGIMDDGSRLLDHVLQEFNIPVVMMCATDDESSIAVMEGMKKKGACYNLVKPLSEQDLMNIWQNVMEKTQKEVFYDDDDESKGTVNRRKRSLSTERDDHDVQSNTPNKKPRFIWTQERHQMFVDAVLQLGIDKAVPRKILELMDIPNLTRENVASHLQKYRMHLKKKSQETKQTNSNGKINVNREANKQLCAPLRVQASTNIPQITQTLPVHHQYYSSLLSVPKQDPIIMSSKCDHHFHHQSQPIVSTAPHALMKFCNSNSNPFGLINKNDIVGSNMALNHQNNNDYGCYIIQQSNYNYGMMASQPCDGAAFQGGMRGGSGSCRNDSLVDYNAFSSSSSSASLALYHHQMNNSVSGSGSIAEILNDGYIPTSSVDNTKIK is encoded by the exons ATGGCCGCCAACAACAATCCGCATTCTCTCGCTGATCAGAATGCAAATTCTATGCCTCCGCCTATTCTTGATCATCAATTCTCCACTACCACTGCTCCTAGGCTTCTGGTCGTTGATCATGATCCTGAACACTTAAGACTTATTCAAGATATGGCTTTTCAATGCAACTATCAAG TGACCACATGCTTCGAGGGTTCTCATGCTTTGAATCTTCTTCGGGAGAGCAGTGGGTGTTTCGATGTGGTACTATGTGATGTTCATATGCCAGGGATAATGGATGATGGTTCTCGATTACTTGACCATGTTCTCCAAGAATTCAATATTCCTGTCGTAA TGATGTGTGCAACAGATGATGAGTCATCAATTGCAGTGATGGAGGGTATGAAAAAGAAAGGGGCTTGTTATAATTTAGTTAAACCTCTTAGCGAGCAAGATTTGATGAACATATGGCAGAATGTGATGGAGAAAACCCAGAAAGAAGTTTTCtatgacgatgatgatgaaagCAAAGGAACAGTGAATAGAAGGAAGAGGAGCTTATCAACCGAAAGAGATGATCATGATGTTCAGTCCAACACTCCCAACAAAAAGCCACGTTTTATTTGGACCCAAGAAAGGCATCAAATGTTCGTCGATGCTGTACTCCAACTAGGGATTGATA AAGCTGTGCCAAGGAAAATTCTTGAATTGATGGATATCCCTAACTTGACAAGGGAAAATGTTGCAAGCCATCTGCAG AAATATCGGATGCATCTTAAGAAGAAAAGTCAGGAGACTAAGCAAACAAATAGTAATGGGAAGATAAATGTTAATAGAGAAGCTAACAAGCAACTTTGTGCACCATTGAGGGTTCAAGCTTCCACCAACATTCCTCAAATTACACAAACACTACCCGTTCATCACCAATATTATTCTTCTTTATTGTCTGTGCCAAAACAGGATCCCATTATTATGTCATCAAAGTGTGATCATCATTTCCATCATCAGTCTCAACCCATTGTTAGTACTGCACCTCATGCTTTGATGAAATTCTGTAATAGTAACAGTAATCCCTTTGGTCTCATCAACAAGAATGACATTGTTGGAAGTAATATGGCACTCAATCATCAGAATAATAATGATTATGGTTGCTACATTATTCAGCAATCTAATTATAATTATGGGATGATGGCTTCTCAACCCTGTGATGGAGCTGCTTTTCAAGGGGGAATGAGGGGAGGTAGTGGTAGCTGTAGAAATGATTCTCTCGTTGATTACAATgcattttcatcatcatcatcatcagcctCACTTGCTCTTTATCATCATCAAATGAATAATTCAGTCAGCGGAAGTGGCAGCATTGCTGAGATCCTCAATGATGGCTATATTCCAACCTCATCAGTTgataatactaaaataaaatgA
- the LOC107631799 gene encoding adagio protein 3: MAMAKEKEEDEEHNHNGGKRLKCTRNEGKEDDAVVAIGEDESELPLKPGIFFYPATPTSFVVCDALEPDFPIIYVNKVFEIFTGYRADEALGRNCRFLQFRDPRAQRRHPLVDPVVVSEIRRCLEEGIEFQGELLNFRKDGTPLVNRLRLAPIHDDDGTVTHVIGIQLFSEANIDLNRVSYPVFKKTCNQDFDKTGKFPPKSGQTLYSQHQELCGILQLSDEVLAHNILSRLTPRDVASIGSVCRRIRQLTKNEHVRKMVCQNVWGKEVTGTLELMTKKLGWGRLTRELTTLEAVCWRKLTVGGAVEPSRCNFSACAAGNRLVLFGGEGVDMQPMDDTFVLNLDAKNPEWRRVSVKSSPPGRWGHTLSCLNGSWLVVFGGCGRQGLLNDVFVLDLDAQQPTWREVCGGTPPLPRSWHSSCTIEGSKLVVSGGCTDAGVLLSDTYLLDLTTGNPTWREIPTSWAPPPRLGHSLSVYGRTKILMFGGLAKSGHLRLRSGEAYTIDLEDEQPHWRQLEYSAFTGVASQSAVVPPPRLDHVAVSMPCGRIIVFGGSIAGLHSPSQLFLLDPAEEKPSYRILNVPGQPPKFAWGHSTCVVGGTRVLVLGGHTGEEWILNELHELCLASRQDSDL, encoded by the exons ATGGCGATGGCGAAAGAGAAAGAGGAGGATGAAGAGCACAACCACAACGGTGGGAAGAGGCTGAAATGCACGAGGAACGAAGGGAAGGAGGATGATGCAGTTGTTGCAATTGGAGAAGACGAGAGTGAGCTTCCTTTGAAGCCAGGGATCTTCTTCTACCCAGCAACACCAACCTCCTTTGTTGTTTGTGATGCGCTTGAACCTGATTTCCCCATCATCTATGTCAACAAGGTCTTTGAAATCTTCACCGGCTATCGTGCTGATGAGGCTCTCGGTCGAAACTG TCGGTTCTTGCAGTTCAGAGATCCTCGAGCTCAGAGGCGGCACCCATTGGTGGATCCTGTTGTTGTGTCTGAGATTAGAAGATGCCTTGAGGAAGGTATTGAGTTCCAAGGTGAACTTCTGAATTTCCGAAAGGATGGTACTCCTTTGGTGAATAGACTCAGACTTGCACCAATTCATGATGATGATGGAACTGTGACACACGTAATAGGTATCCAACTATTTTCTGAAGCAAATATAGATCTGAACCGCGTCTCATACCCCGTCTTCAAAAAGACATGCAATCAAGATTTCGATAAGACTGGTAAATTCCCTCCTAAGAGTGGACAAACATTGTACAGTCAGCACCAAGAGCTGTGTGGCATTCTTCAGCTTTCTGATGAAGTCTTAGCTCACAACATTTTGTCACGTTTGACACCAAGGGACGTCGCATCCATCGGGTCTGTATGCAGGAGGATCCGCCAACTGACAAAGAATGAGCATGTCAGGAAGATGGTGTGTCAAAATGTGTGGGGAAAAGAAGTCACTGGTACCTTGGAATTGATGACCAAGAAGTTAGGATGGGGTCGTCTAACACGGGAACTTACTACTCTTGAGGCAGTTTGTTGGAGAAAACTGACAGTTGGAGGAGCAGTGGAACCTTCACGCTGCAATTTCAGCGCTTGCGCCGCAGGGAATCGTCTTGTACTGTTTGGAGGTGAAGGAGTAGATATGCAACCTATGGATGACACTTTTGTGCTAAATCTTGATGCTAAAAATCCAGAGTGGCGCAGGGTTAGCGTGAAATCATCCCCACCAGGAAGATGGGGCCACACACTCTCTTGCTTAAATGGTTCTTGGTTGGTGGTTTTTGGTGGATGTGGTAGGCAAGGATTGCTCAATGATGTGTTTGTCCTTGATTTGGATGCTCAACAGCCAACATGGAGGGAGGTCTGCGGTGGAACCCCACCACTTCCAAGATCTTGGCACAGTTCTTGCACAATCGAAGGGTCAAAATTGGTTGTCTCTGGTGGGTGCACAGACGCTGGGGTTCTTCTTAGTGACACGTATCTATTGGACCTTACAACCGGTAATCCAACATGGAGAGAGATTCCAACATCATGGGCGCCACCTCCTCGTTTGGGGCACTCACTGTCAGTCTATGGGAGGACAAAGATTCTTATGTTTGGTGGACTTGCCAAGAGTGGACACTTGCGCTTAAGATCAGGGGAGGCTTACACCATTGATCTAGAAGATGAACAACCACACTGGAGACAACTAGAATACAGTGCCTTCACTGGAGTAGCTAGTCAAAGTGCTGTGGTTCCTCCTCCTCGGCTAGATCATGTTGCTGTCAGCATGCCTTGCGGAAGAATAATTGTTTTTGGAGGTTCCATTGCAGGTCTTCACTCACCGTCTCAACTCTTTCTGTTGGATCCGGCTGAGGAGAAGCCTTCATATAGGATCCTCAATGTTCCTGGGCAACCACCTAAATTTGCTTGGGGTCATAGCACTTGTGTGGTCGGAGGAACAAGGGTTTTGGTGCTGGGCGGACATACTGGAGAGGAGTGGATACTGAACGAGTTGCATGAATTATGCTTGGCAAGTCGACAGGATTCTGACCTGTGA